The genomic interval TAGTCACTGTCTATCTCTACTAACCGACAACTGGATCTATTTTTAACTCCTGCAAAATCAATTTAACTACATAATGCCATTGCAAATTTCATGCCAGCTAAGTCGTTAACgaagcaatttttttttaatttttttattctgtgATTCCAGTGAATGCCGATGAATGTTTGATGACCAGAATGCAAGAGATGTCACTGGATTACCATTTTACTGTGGAACAAGAAGTGGGGTCTTCCACTTACGCCTTCTTTGGATTCAATGGTAACATGATGCCAAATATTTTTCACCTTTATATCTGTCCATTTGtctttttaaggaaaaaaaaaacaacaggGAATTTTGTGCAATAGTGGAAGCTAGCTCTTGTTTTCATGTGGCAGGTTTAGTCATTCTTTTCTGTTTGTACTCTTAAATTACCTTAGGGACTGCGGGAGTATGGAGAATTTCGGCGTTGAATGAGGCTGGTGGATGGAAGGATAGGACCACAGTGGAAGATATGGACTTGGCTGTGCGAGCCAGTCTCAAAGGATGGAAATTCTTATACTTGTCCGACTTGAAGGTTCTGTTACTCCAAACTTACCTACTATAGTTCAAATTTCATGATTTACAAAACTTCATGGTTGTGAGAATTCATGTTTTAGTCATCACTTCTGCTTTAGTTCATGTTTGTGCTGTGTATGTGATATCAATTTTACTCTGACATGAGTTATTCCTTTGGCTACAGGTTAAAAATGAATTGCCAAGCACTCTCAAGGCCTACCGTTACCAGCAGCACCGTTGGTCTTGTGGTCCAGCCAATCTTTTTAGAAAAATGGTCTTGGAGATCATAAACAACAAGGTTAGTTTGTTTTGTTTACTTGAATAATCATGAATATACAGGAGCAGGACAAAATATGTTGACTACTTCAAAATTCATATGTATTTCCATTGCAGAAAGTGTCATTGTGGAAGAAAATACATGTGATATACAGCTTCTTCTTTGTTCGGAAGGTCGTAGCACACATCAACACCTTTGTGTTCTACTGCATTGTATTGCCTGCAACAGTTTTGGTGCCTGAGGTTGTGGTCCCAAAGTGGGGAGCTGTCTACATCCCTTCTGTCATCACAATTCTAAATGCAGTTGGAACTCCAAGGTTTTGGTTTCTCTCAAGATTAGCTCTATTGTCAAATGAACAAAGTTTCAAAGAAAGAAACTTGTTTTTCAAGTAAACATTGTTGATTTTATTCCTTGTGTTTTCTGTGTTCCAGGTCACTCCATTTGCTGGTCTTCTGGATTCTCTTTGAGAATGTCATGTCTCTGCACCGAACAAAGGCAACGATTATTGGCCTACTGGAGGCTAGTCGAGTGAACGAATGGGTTGTGACAGAAAAACTTGGTGATGCTTTGAAGGCTAAAGCAGGAGGTAAAGCACCTAAAAAGCCTCGATTCAAGATTGGAGACAGGTATGAATGAGTATTCTTGCCTCACTTATTTGATACCTTAATTTCGTATATGATATTGAGTTTCTTACCtatatttgttgtttttgtgttaAAATATCATCAGGATTCACTTGTTAGAACTTGGTGTCGCATTCTACCTCTTCTTTTGTGGCTGCTATGATGTTATGTTCGGGAAAAACCACTACTTCATATTCCTCTTTATCCAAGCTCTTGCCTTCTTCATTATGGCATTTGGATATGTCGGCACCATTGTTCCCCAGTCCTAGAAGGACATGGCATTTCTTCATTCGGCTACTTCAGCTTCCATGCCTTCATATCAAAGTGTATTATACTGTTTTCAACAAAGTTCTGGCGAATTACAAACTTGTTAGTGTAAAAGAAAGGGTGGTCATTCTTTAAGGTGTCGCATAATCAGAGTCAGTGACTCTAAAGAGATAGTTTTCTTGTGAATATACTGCAAAGATATATAAGGAAATTACGGAAGTTCTTCACATGAAAAGGGAAGCATGCAGAACAAGAACGCACCAATCATGTGGCATTCCTCAGGAGCAAACATCTTTGATTGGATGGATTGTTTATAAGATTTtgtagtttttctttttcttcttttaaccTTTCTTTACACTGTATTTGTTTGAAGAAATAAGCAACTTCAAGAAATGGGATAAATTACAGACTTTCATTTTGTATTTCTACCGACATATTAACCTAGGAAACCTCaaacacttttattttaaagagtGTCTCGATACCAACACATATATGAGACTTATAGGAtacgtatccgtgaagtgtccaattcaaaaagtatttgttggatttctgacaattctaatacagttttaacacaattttaaaaaagaaaaatatattaattttttaaaatctcaaacttattgtataaatttttattatgatttttaaaataagaagcaaattcttttgaaccagtcatgaaaaatatttttctattctaaaaaataatctggaacatagtaaataaatttttattatcaatttatataatatatagatttgtgtctcatgtcctacattttagatattatacgtATTTTCGTGTCCGTGTAAGTGACTGAGTTAAATATTAACACTCTTAACATtaaaacttttaatattttttataatgttatcaAAACTTTTCTAAtttcttataaataaaaaaggaaaaagtttattttaacattattttatgTTACTTGCGTACTGACAtgtattacgaagtggactttaagcctaactcaaccccataaaacccggctcatagggttgaggtttgcacccacttatatacaatgaaatactctaatctctagtcgatgtgggatctccaacacacccctcacgccgagactgccaacttgtgcgtgggactatatattatgggtggtcccaTAGCGGCCCGATaacgggtggcacgataggcctaACACAAACACtcactaggataggctcgaaatggttttgataccatattacaaagtggacttatTAAGAAGTgttggttttatggggttgagttaggcttaaagtccacttcgtaaatTGGCTTTCtattaaataatgaaataatttacGTCAAATTTGTATTGATTCTGCTTTATATCTCTAGAATATCAAGAAAACAGACATTTTCTACTGGAagcttttaatatatttttgagtaatgatatatttacaatcatattttttatataatcatattataattcttaattttattatttttttatattatttagttacaaatttattttttattatactcatgattttcaaaatatcattttttttatgtacaaTAATAATTCTTGACCGTTACcttcttctcttatttccttctaACAACTCATtttaacaataaattattatatttaactaaaaaaataaatgtaagaGGAGTTATTTGGGATGTGAAGAATTCCAGAAGCAACGTGAATATTGAGAAGGAGGGTTTTTGCGCGCCATATGATGGTGTTTGGAACTCGTTCTGCTCTTCGCCTTCCTCCCAAATCGCACTTGAACAATTTCAGTTCCTTCTTCTGCTCCCAATCACTCACACTCTGCGAATCCGACCCAAAATACCAGCATCGCCTTAAAAAGGTTCAAAAGCTCGAAGACTTACTCAACCGCGGACGCACAATCACTGCGAGAAGGTTCCTCAAATCCCTGTTTCTCTCCAAAACCACATTCTCCTCTCTCTGCGAACTCCACGCCCACGTCTCTAAACCCCTCTTTTCGGACACCCTCTTATGGCTCTGCTCCGTTTCCAAAATGCTCAACGAAGCCACCGACTTGTACTTTTCAATGCGAAAAGACGGATTTCTCCCCTCCACGCGTTCCGTCAATCGTTTGCTCCGAACCCTGGTGGCTTCCCGACATTTCGAGAAAACCCTTTCCGTCTTCGCTGACGTTGTGGATTCTGATATTCAGCCCGATGTTATTACTTACGGGAAAGCTGTTCAGGCGGCGGTGATGTTGAAGGACCTCGATAAGGGTTTTGATTTGGTGAGTTCCATGGAAAAGGAAGGACTGGGTCCATATGTTTTTGCTTATAACTTGATCTTGGGTGGGTTGTGTAAAGTCAGAAGGATCAAGGATGCTAGGAAACTGTTCGATGAAATGATTCGCAGAAATATTGCTCCGAATACTGTAACTTATAACACGCTCATTGATGGATATTGTAAGGTGGGTGAGTTAGAGGAAGCTTTTAGCTTCAAGGAGAGGATGAAGGAGCTGAATGTGGAGTGTAATCTTGTCACTTATAATTGCTTGTTAAGTGGCCTCTGTGGCTCCGGCAGGGTGGAAGAAGCGAGGAAGGTGTTGTTAGAGATGGAGGGCTGTGGTGTTTTGCCTTGTGGGTTTTTGAGTGTGGTGTTTGATGGTCATTCGAATGTGGCAGGTGATCATAGTTTCTTTGATGGAAAAGAAATAATGATTGATGAGCGAACGTATTGTATTTTGTTGAATGGACTTTGCAGGGTTGGAAGGATTGAAAAGGCTGAAGAGGTTCTGGCCAAACTAGTGCATAATGGAGTTACTCCAAGTAGGATTTCATATAACATACTGGTGAATGCATATTGCGAAGACGGTGACGTGAAGAAAGCTACACTGGCAATTGAAGAAATGGAGGAGCGAGGGCTGCAGCCTAACCGCATAACTTTTAATACCCTTATTAGCAAGTTCTGCGAAACTGGGGAGGTGGACCAGGCAGAGACGTGGGTTAAGAGGATGATAGAGAAGGATGTTTCCCCCACTGTGGAGACTTATAACTCGTTGATTCATGGTTATGGTCAGAGGGGCCGTTTTGTCAGGTCTTTCGAGATTCTCGAGGAAATGGAGAAGGCGGGGATAAAGCCTAATGTCATCAGCTATGGTTCTCTAATAAATTGTCTTTGCAAAGATCGCAAGCTTCTTGATGCTGAGATTGTGCTTGCGGATATGATAGGTCGCGGGGTTTCTCCGAATGCAGAAATATATAATATGCTCATTGAAGCCAGTTTTGCACTAAGTAAATTGAAAGATGCTTTCAGATTTTTTGATGAAATGGTGCAAGGTGGAATAGATGCAACTCTTGTGACATACAATACGATGATAAATGGACTCGGAAGAAATGAAAGGGTGAAGGAAGCTGAGGATTTGGCTCTCCAAATGGTAGGCAAGGGCTGTAATCCAGATGTAGTAACATACAATTCTCTGATCTCAGGATATGCCAAGTCAGTAAACACCCAGAAATGTATTGAATTGTATGATAAGATGAAGATGGTAGGCATAAAGCCTACAATTGGGACTTTTCATCCTTTGATCTATGCATGCAGGAAGGTAGGCTTGGCGGAAGTGGAGAGAATGTTTCAGGAAATGCTACAAATGGATTTGATTCCCGATAGATTTGTATATAATGAAATGATTTACAGTTATGCTGAATATGGAAATGTTCTGAAGGCAGTGTCTTTGCACCAACAGATGCTTGATCAGGGAGTTGATTCGGACAAGGTGACTTACAATTGCTTGATTCTAGCATATCTTAGAGATAGAAGGGTTTCAGAAATAAAGCATATTGTTGATGATATGAAGGCTAAAGGACTGGTTCCAAAAGCTGATACATATAACATTCTGGTTAAGGGACATTGTGACTTAAAAGATTTCAATGGTGCATACTTTTGGTATAGGGAAATGACTGACGGGGATTTGCTTTTAAATGCCCGCATGTGCTCCCTGCTAATTTCCGGTCTAAGAGAGGAGGGAATGCTGCTGGAGGCCCAAATTGTATCCTCAGAATTGAGTAGTAGGACTGAATAACGAGAAGACTGAAAAGGAAAATCCTTGCCCCCGTTGTTCAATGCATATGATTGGAAAAAGACAGGTGCCTAAAATCACAAGAATGTGGTATATGTATGTTCTACATTGGAAAACATACTTTTGCCGATATTACATCTAAAAGGGGGTTTTTAAACCCCTTGGCAAGGAGACGAAGTTAGATGCCCAAGGAAGAGGAAGTTAAACACAAGCTCAAAAGATTGGTTAAGGGTTCTTTTATCTTAGAAAATCATACAATTACCTTTATAAGAGACTTAGCTGGAGCCGCAAAAGATATAAATTGTACTAggtttaattattttagttgcATAGTTCTATGCAAGTTTCTGAAAGAATTATTAGCttattttagtaatattaaaCGATAAGTTGATGATTAACTACGATTCATTGTTTAACTTAAAACTAGGATGCGTATACCCTTAAAACTATATAGTAACACAGAAGTGAGAAGATGGGTGTGTCCTTTAACCTCAAAACTATGATCTGCTTACCAAGTTGTACATGTAGCTATAACTTGAAAATAATCAATCATTTGAGGAGCGACATCCATCTGATTTCAACAAAGAAAGTGAAGCACTTTACACTTTGCGAGGTTACTTTACATTTTCAATCCTTCTCggtattttatttatgtatttattttcgGATGTGTTTTATTTTACAATCCGCACAGTTTGTTGTTtgtcttttctattttttcatgACTGAATCTGAATATGATGAGATAGAGCGTTGGTTTGTTATCAGAAACTTTTCTGATGTGATGAATGGTTGCTATGTTAGGTTGATTTGGCATGCTCCGATGGTACTTTTGCTAGAGCTGCTGTTCCAAGTGGTGCATCCACTGGTATAGTTCACTCATTTCTCTCAACTACGATTTGTCACTGCAAAGTTGCTGGGTTCGTTTTCTCACAGTTCGCCTGATAAAAAGAACGTTTGTGATTTCATTTCATACTGTTTTTGTAGCACGGTACAACGTTCTTTTTGGGGCAacttctatttttaaattttttttcagaCAGAATTTTGATAGTTTTTCACCTATGTACGGCCCATGTATTGTGTGTAGCTTGCATGTTCGAATTAATCGGTGAgacctcattttttattttttgatatgTGGGATAAGGAACAGATCAAGCAGAACaatttattctattaattcATGGGAGGATATCAAGGGTCAAAACTACAATTCTTAAGCAGAAGTGAAGGGACTCTAGGTATTGGACTCAGTGGAATAAGTGAATAACAAAGACAATTAGGTTATAATTGTACTTTGAGTTCTTAGGGGAGTGTTTTCAGTTCAGCAGCTATAGAATGTCTTGCACTTTTAATGTTTTTCTCCTCCAAAATAATCTagactaaaaaagaaaaaacattatAGCCATCATGTTGTTTGGTGTAACATTTTGATAAAACTATTACGGTAAAGTTCAACCTTGGTGACCAGTTTGGTCATGCATAATGGATTTGAATCCagaatattttttttgcatATGCTAATGACCCTCTCGCATAACATCACATAGCAAGGAGCCTTATGGCATTGTGGTgcttaattttctttattattggTAAAAGAATGATGTTCAATATGTCTATTTCGGGTTGTAATACATTATCACAtgtttacatttatttttcttgaaatcttgtggcTTTAAGTTTAAtgatactttttatttttgccttaattatatatttgattggatttgatttgaaagaagatTTAGATTTTTGGTTTCAGGGATCATAGGCTCCCTTTGGCCATTTAGACTGATTAACAAACCTATCTTATGTATTGCCTGAGCAAGGAACCGGATTCAAATCGATCTTCTAATCAATTTCATTCAAATAGATCAGAGATACGGAGGACTATGGATTCTTTAGGTTTTGTTGAAGTTGAAACTCCAGTTTTGCAGGTTTGTTGATTTTAATGTACCTACACTGGTTACAcatttttatttacataaaagTATATCTTCAATGTTGGGGACTCTACTATTTGTTTGATATATGCTGTTTATATTTATGCAAAAGAGCAAGGATCTTTCAGAAGTTTTGATCTAACAGGCTAGTTTGATagacatgattttttttgtttggttattttcatatttatgtaatactATGAATATGCAGGAGTTTATGGTTCTTCCCGTGGGAGCCTCCTCTTTCTAGGAAGCCATGAAGATGGGCGTAGAAGTATATCACAAATTGAAGGTTAGTTTGCATCTTACATCCATTTACTTTTTCTCacatgtatttttaaaattttgccAAATTAGGATATCATTTAATGTAATAGATAACATTTTAAAGTTCTCATTGCTTCATAGGCCTGGTGCTTATCTTTGAATGCTTTCATGCTGTGATGGTTTGTTAACCTGATTGTAGATATGTACAACTGTGTCGTAGTTATTGACGAGGGGCTATTCTCATTTTATTTCAGTCTGTGATTAAGAAGAAATATGGCCAAGAAGCAGTAAATGTTGGTGACGAAGGTGGCTTTGCCCCTAACATTCAGGTCAATGATGATTTTCAACTCGTTTCTTTTTATGCATGGAACTCTGGTACCTGCTTATCCTTTGGCCAGTGACTGATAAGCTCTTTTTGAGTGTTCAGGAAAACAAGGAAGGTTTGGAATCGCTCAAAACTGTCATTGCCAAAGCTGGCACACAGGCAAAGTTAGTATTTTTCTCTCATCAAAATTCTGTTTATTGTGCTTTGGCTTTTCAGGTATCTTCTTTTACACGACTTTGAAAATTACTATTATGCTCTTAGGTTGTCATTGGAATGGATGTTGCTGCTTCCGAATTCTACAAGGAAGACAAAACATACGATTTGAACTTCAAGGAAGATGTGACCTCTTTATTATTTAGCTTATTATTGCAAACTGTTGTTTGATTTGGAAAGtgataaaaatcaaatatctaATTACAGGTGAATGTGAATAATTCCCAATTAAGGAAACATGCATAGCAAAGAGTGTTGGAGATTCATTGGaaacaatattaaataaaactgTCTAAACACtaaattttaaaaggaaaatgtaACGATAGAGCAGATTGCAAGAGTCTTCTAACCATGCAGCCCGAAGGGCTTCATAACCTTCTTCCAATTTCTGCCTACTTCCATTCATTTCTTTACAATTATTCCCACTTGCCCCCAGTGGAATTTACTTTGTCACTCATTTGCAACTGATCCTTATCTTGAATAAGTTGATTCTTTCCTCGCTATCCATGTGTGCAGATTTATCCTCTAATCCCCATCCACTTTCCAGTGCGTACACCTTAGTAGCAAAAGAAGTATTTGTTTTGGCAAGAACGAgtgtaaattattaaaatatcagTAAGCTGGTTCATTTTTCGATTTCACTTTCTTATTCAAATTTACAAATACATcattataattgaaaataatcaTGTTGACATCATACGGTACACATAAGCTTGTTATTAAAAGGGCTTGAGAATTTGATTGTAACTTAATTTACTGTTTGGTAGTATTCATTATACTTACAAAAAGGAATGGATGAGTGTATGTGGaagtattattaaataattcaaaatattgatACCATTCTTACATAATTAGATCTAGATTAACTATTTCTTGGCCTTTTCGGTTTGACCTGCAGAACAGCGATGGCTCACAGAAGATCTCTGGAGATGCTTTGAAAGATCTGTACAAGTCATTTGTGTCAGAGTACCCAATTGTGTCAATTGAGGATCCTTTTGACCAGGATGACTGGGGGCACTAATCTAAGCTGACTGCTGAGGTTGGAACCCACGTACAAATTGTTGGTGATGATCTGTTGGTTACCAACCCCAAGGTTTCTTGTTTGATCAAACAAAACTTCCCCCTCCCTCCTAAAAAAGTGTTCTTATTCTTTTGGAGCCCACAAGGATTTTCCTTTGAACATGACagattatatatttttggaaaaaattaAGCTTTAGAACATCAAATCATAGTTTTTAATTGGTAAGGGCTCTTTTATCTTAGAACTAGGATTCATTATTTAACTTAAAACTATATAGTAACACAGAAGTGAGAAGATGAGTGTGTCCTTTAACCTCAAAACTAGGATTTGCTTACCAAGTTGTACATGTACCTATAACTTGAAAATAATCAATCATTTGAGGAGCGCAAGACATCCATCTGATTTCAACAAAGAAAGTGAAGCACTTTACACTTTGCGAGGTTACTTTACCAGACATGATTTCGACGTTTCTAACCATCAAGAGCCAACATCAAACATGTCAAAGCTTAATGATCATTAAAAGCAAATCCAAACTATCCAATAGAACAGGATCCAGATCAAGTCCATTTATTTTCGCTGGCATGTGTAACAAAAAGGCCAAAACTTAATACATCAACAAGAACGCTTCAATC from Phaseolus vulgaris cultivar G19833 chromosome 1, P. vulgaris v2.0, whole genome shotgun sequence carries:
- the LOC137814525 gene encoding glucomannan 4-beta-mannosyltransferase 9-like, which produces MDRFPSSTIIPESFLGAKDDLTTQLALVWNQIKAPLIVPLLRLAVFLCLIMSVMMFIERVYMGVVITLVKLFVRKPEKRYKWEPMKDDIELGNSSYPMVLVQVPMYNEREVYQLSIGAACGLSWPSDRIIIQVLDDSTDPTIKELVQLECQRWASKGVNIKYEVRDNRNGYKAGALKEGMKRSYVKQCDCVAIFDADFQPEPDFLWRTVPFLVHNPELALIQARWKFVNADECLMTRMQEMSLDYHFTVEQEVGSSTYAFFGFNGTAGVWRISALNEAGGWKDRTTVEDMDLAVRASLKGWKFLYLSDLKVKNELPSTLKAYRYQQHRWSCGPANLFRKMVLEIINNKKVSLWKKIHVIYSFFFVRKVVAHINTFVFYCIVLPATVLVPEVVVPKWGAVYIPSVITILNAVGTPRSLHLLVFWILFENVMSLHRTKATIIGLLEASRVNEWVVTEKLGDALKAKAGGKAPKKPRFKIGDRIHLLELGVAFYLFFCGCYDVMFGKNHYFIFLFIQALAFFIMAFGYVGTIVPQS
- the LOC137814527 gene encoding pentatricopeptide repeat-containing protein At5g12100, mitochondrial; translation: MMVFGTRSALRLPPKSHLNNFSSFFCSQSLTLCESDPKYQHRLKKVQKLEDLLNRGRTITARRFLKSLFLSKTTFSSLCELHAHVSKPLFSDTLLWLCSVSKMLNEATDLYFSMRKDGFLPSTRSVNRLLRTLVASRHFEKTLSVFADVVDSDIQPDVITYGKAVQAAVMLKDLDKGFDLVSSMEKEGLGPYVFAYNLILGGLCKVRRIKDARKLFDEMIRRNIAPNTVTYNTLIDGYCKVGELEEAFSFKERMKELNVECNLVTYNCLLSGLCGSGRVEEARKVLLEMEGCGVLPCGFLSVVFDGHSNVAGDHSFFDGKEIMIDERTYCILLNGLCRVGRIEKAEEVLAKLVHNGVTPSRISYNILVNAYCEDGDVKKATLAIEEMEERGLQPNRITFNTLISKFCETGEVDQAETWVKRMIEKDVSPTVETYNSLIHGYGQRGRFVRSFEILEEMEKAGIKPNVISYGSLINCLCKDRKLLDAEIVLADMIGRGVSPNAEIYNMLIEASFALSKLKDAFRFFDEMVQGGIDATLVTYNTMINGLGRNERVKEAEDLALQMVGKGCNPDVVTYNSLISGYAKSVNTQKCIELYDKMKMVGIKPTIGTFHPLIYACRKVGLAEVERMFQEMLQMDLIPDRFVYNEMIYSYAEYGNVLKAVSLHQQMLDQGVDSDKVTYNCLILAYLRDRRVSEIKHIVDDMKAKGLVPKADTYNILVKGHCDLKDFNGAYFWYREMTDGDLLLNARMCSLLISGLREEGMLLEAQIVSSELSSRTE
- the LOC137814532 gene encoding enolase-like, with the protein product MKMGVEVYHKLKSVIKKKYGQEAVNVGDEGGFAPNIQENKEGLESLKTVIAKAGTQAKLSLEWMLLLPNSTRKTKHTI